Below is a genomic region from Paraburkholderia sp. BL23I1N1.
AACGCGTCGTTCGTCCACAACGTCAGATGCATCCAGCCGATCCTGTTCGTCACGATCTGACATGCGAACAGGAAGATCGACATATCCACGAGCGCAGCACACCCGACGAACACGTCGCTGGGATCACGCGACAAATAGCGCTCGCGGTCTTTTGCGCGCTGGCTCGCGCGACCGACCGGAATTCTTTAGACGGGAACAACGTTGCACCGCCCAGGCGGACCACTATAGTGACAGGAAGAGAATAACTAAGGACTAAGCCACCTCAGTCGGCGACCCGTATGTTCAGATTTCCACCGCATTGACCGATATCGAGGAGTGGGGGATCGCGCTGACCTCGTCCAATGTGGCCGGCGAGGGCGCAAGCCAGTGCATGCAGTTTCGGACAGCTTGGGTCAGCGCGCCGGTGTTCGACTATCCGATCGCTGGCGCTGTGCCGCTTGGCCTCTACCAAGGTCACGAGCTGTATGTCCGCCACGGGTTCTAATCTACGCCGGCTATCGCGTTGAGCCTCCCGAGCAGGAGTGCGCGACATAGCGTCCGGGTTGCAGCACCCGGACGCGCGGCGGACTCAGCGGAAATGAATCTCCGCGAAGCATGATTTTCCGCGCCCATGGCGCCCCTCGGACAATCATGTCCAAAGTTCAGGCGGGCGTTGCTATGGCAACACTTCATCGTGTTACATTTATTGCCGAACAAGAAAGGCCGGCGGCTGGCTGTGCGCCATACCGATTGAGTCGGAGCGTGCGCCCCGAGGGGTGCTGCTGAGGCGGGTTCGGACGCGGAACAGTGCGCCCGCGGAAGCCGAGAACATAAAAACATGGGGCTGAGCATGTCCAATGAGAGAATCGGATCGACATGGAAGAAGTGGGATCTCCACGTCCACACTCCTGCATCAATCGTCAACAACTACCCTGGAAAGCTAGAGGAGGCGTGGGAAGCCTTTTTCTCGGATCTCGAAGCGCTCCCGCCTGATTTTAAGGTTATCGGCATCAACGATTACCTGTTCGTCGACGGCTATGAGCGAGTGCTCAAAGCAAAGCGTGAAGGCGGCCGTCTGAAAAATCTGGATTTGATCCTGCCTGTTGTTGAGCTCCGGCTCGACAAATTCGGCGGCGTGGTCAAGGAGGGAAAAGGTGGTTTCACTCAATCAGGGTGGAGCCGTATCAATCTGCATGTGATTTTCGATCAAGTCGAGCCAGCGCTGATCCGAGAGCAGTTTCTGAGCGCGATCAGCCCCGACTACAAGCTCATTGCGGGTGCCGAAGCTGCCGGAGGGACGTGGGGCGGGGTGATCACCCCCGAGAATCTTACCGCATTGGGTCAGGCGATCATTGATTCGGTTCCCGCCGACAAACGGGATGCTTTTGGTTCACCACTGAAAGAGGGGTTCAACAATCTCAACGTGGGTTTTGAGCGCGTGAAATTGGCCCTGTCCAAACCACTTTTGGCCGATCGCCATCTTCTCGCCATCGGCAAGACCGAATGGGAGAACCTCAAGTGGGACGACCATACGATCGCTGAGAAGAAGAGCGTCATCAACGAGGCCGATCTTGTATTCACGGCCGCGGAGAATCCCGAGGCGTATTTGAAAGGGCGGAATAAGCTGCGAGAGTCAGGGGTAAACGCCGCCCTGTTGGACTGCTCCGACGCTCACCACCTACGCAACACCGAACACAAGGATAGGATCGGCAATTGCTTCACTTGGATCAAGGCGGATGCCACTTTCTCTGGTCTTGCTCAGGCGATATACGAGTTCGATGATAGGGTTTATGTAGGTGACGTCCCGCCCAAGAGGCAGTTGGTCGAAAGAAATCGGACGAAATACGCTTCGGCCATCCGCATTGGCAAGAAGCCGGGCTCGACCCTAACCGACACATGGTTCGATGTCGATCTGCCGTTGAACGCCGATTTAGTGGCCATCATCGGCAACAAGGGAAGCGGAAAGAGCGCGCTTTCTGACATCATTGCGCTTGTCGGCGACACTAAGAACCATGGCGGTTTTTCTTTTCTCAACGACAACAGGTTTCGCAACCCAAAAGGGCGTTTGGCGCAGCACTTCGTCGGAACCCTCGTTTGGCAGGATGGGAACCAATCCAAGCGGGATCTTGATGAGGATCCCCAGGCGAGCAGCGTGGAGCGCGTGAAGTATCTGCCGCAAAGCTACCTTGAAACCCTTTGCAACGAGCTCGGAGGGGGCGGGTCATCGACATTCGACACTGAACTGCGAAAGATTATCTACTCCCACGTCCCCGAAGAGGATCAGCTTGGCAAAGCATCGATGGACGAGTTGCTCGACTTCAAGGTGGCGGAAATCAACGCGGCGAGGCAAAGCGTTCTTAATGAAATTTCCAAAATTAATGCCGAAATTCTTCTGACGCAGAAACGACTAACTCAGGAATTCAAGGTTGGACTGGAGGAGCAACTCGCCACCAAGAAGGCCGAGCTCGTGGCGTTGGAGGGGGCCAAGCCGGCGGAGATTGAAGATCCCGGCGCTTCCGCCACGGCACAGGTGGAATCACAGCAGGCGGCGGCGTTGATTCAAACGCTTGAACAGCAAGCGCAAGAGATCAGCAAGGAAGAGGCGACGCTTCGCGAGCGCAAGAGTCTGGCGGCGAAGAAGCAAGCGGTGTCAAAGCGAATTGTTCAAGCGCTCTCAAACCACCGCAAGACGCACGAGCTGTTCGTGGCGGAGTTGCAGGCGCTGCTCAACGAGCTGGACTCGGGGGTTAAGGTGGAGGATCTGGTCGAGCTCCGGATTGAATCCGCGCCGATCGACAATATCGCCACGGCGGTTGGCAATGAAATTCTCGACATTGACGCCCAGCTTCAGAGCGCCGAACCCGGCAGCCTGATGAAGCGCAGGGAAGGCGTCGAGACTGCGATCGCGGCGACCAAGGGCAAACTGGATGAGAAGCAGCGGTTGTTCATCCGTTATAAGGAGGCGCTAGCCGAGTGGGAAGGAGCCAAGGTCGATCTCGTTGGCAGCAAGGACAAGGTCAACAGCATCGCTTGGTTCGAGGCGGAGCTGGAAGGGCTGAACGCGCTGCCCAATAGACTAGCGGGGCTGCGCGCCAACCGAATCGAACTAACCAAGAAGATCCACGAGCATATCGTCGCGACCGGCGACGAATACAAGCGCCTCTATGAACCCGTTCAAGCTTTTGTGAAATCGGCAGAAAAGATGGACATGTCTCTGCCGCTAGACTTCGAGGTCAGGATCGAGGAGTCTCGATTCCAAGAACATTTTCTTGGGCGCCTCAACCGCCAGTCGCGGGGCTCTTTCTCAGGGGTCGATGACAGCAATGAGCTCATGCGCGTCTTGTTGAGGGAGGCGAGCTTCGTCACTGCTGACGATGCGGTTGTGTTCGCCGAAAAAATTGATGACATGCTTCGCTATGACCGACGAGACCAACAAGGGCGCGAAACACGGTTGGCGGATCAGTTGCGCCGGGGAGTCGAAGCGCAAGAACTCCTAGACTATCTATATGGACTCGCCTACCTTTCTCCGCGCTATTCGCTAACCTACGACAATCAGGAGATTGGGCAACTCTCTCCCGGCGAAAGAGGGCTGCTGCTGTTGGTTTTCTACTTGCTGGTTGACAAGGATGACATTCCCATCGTCATCGACCAACCCGAAGAGAACTTGGACAATCAGACCATCTATCGGATTCTGGTGAAGTGCATTAAGGCGGCCAAGGAACGTCGGCAGGTGATCATGGTCACCCACAACCCCAATCTAGCGGTAGTGTGCGACGCGGAGCAGATCATCTACGCACAGTGCAACAAAGCGGAGAGTCGCTTTACATACGACTCTGGCGGCATTGAGAACCCAACGATCCGTGCCAAGGTGGTTCAGATTCTCGAAGGGACCGAGCCAGCCTTCAAGAATCGCCGCGTTAAATATGGCCTTTGAGGAGCCGCACTCCATGCCCCGATCCGCAAAGCAAAAACAGGGCTTTGGCTACCTCTTCGAGGAGGACTATCTCGTCAGGACGCTGGGCCGCATTGCCCGCGACCCCGAGGTAGCGCTAACAGAGCTTGTCGCCAATGCGTGGGATGCCGGGGCCTCGCAAGTGGACACCGCTATCCCGCTGGCCAAAGACGCGAACTTGGTTGTGAGGGACAACGGCCACGGGCTGACGCCGGCACAGTTCAAAGCGCGTTGGATGACGCTTGGATACGATCGCGTGAAGAACCAGGGCGAAGATGTTGAGTTCGCGCCAGAACGCAAGGATCTAAGACGCAGGGCTTATGGCCGCAACGGGGCGGGGCGTCACGGACTGCTTTGCTTCGGGGATTTGTATTCGGTGGAGACGTGGCGCGGGGGAAGGGCTGCACGTTCGAGATCGGAACGCAGAGCAGGAAAAAACCATTCCGTATCGAGAGTGAAGCGTCTTTCATCCGGCAGGGCAGTCGCACCATCTTGTCCGTCTCAGTGGCTAGGCACCTCCCGGACCCCGATGCTGTCCGACAGATCCTTTCGGCGAGGTTTCTGCACGACCCGCAGTTTGTCGTGCGGGTCAACGGACAGTCGGTGTCGTTGGCTGTGCGACGTCGTTGGCCGCTGCGGTTTGAATGCCCATCCACGGTACGCTCACCTCCTGCTACCACACCTTCGGGCGTCGTACCAATTTCTTATGTCGTCGTTTTCACGCGTTGGTTCTCGACAGCAGCTCGTGAACGTATAACATTGACCCTTCGACGAAAACCTTCTTGCTGATCAGGTCGCATACCCGTCTTGAGCACATCGAGGTAGTCGGCATACCACTGAATCATTGCTCGACGTTGTAGCAGATACCTGGCGTGGTTGTAGTCGCCGGCAGTGCCTTCCTCAAGATGGGATAGCTGCATTTCAACGTGGTCCTTCTGCCAGCCGTGCTCACGAAGCAGGGTGCTTGCGGTGTGACGGGCACCGTGGCCAACCATGCGCCCCTTGTAGCCGATCCTGGAGAACACGAGGTTGATGGTGTTTTCGCTGATGACCTCGTGCTTTGTGCCGATACCGGGGAAAAGGTACCTGTGACGGCCAGTCAGCTTCTTGAGCTCCCTGAGCGCCTTGACCAGTTGGGTTGGAAGGGGCGTGACATGGCTGCGCCTCATCTTCATCTTGTCTGCGGAGATCGTCCACAGCGCGCCGTCGAGATCGACTTCGGTCCATTCGGCGTACCGGACCATGCCTGGACGGCTCGCCGTCCAGATCGTCATCCAAGCAGCGACGTAGGCGATGAGGCGGCTCGTTGATTTATCGAGCGCGCGCAGGAAGTCGGGCAGTTCCGGTTCGAGGAGATGAGGATAGGGTTTTGCCTTCGGCGCTGCTTTCGCAATGACCCTGAGTTCTGAAGCCGGATTGAATTCGCAATTGCCGCGCGCGATGGCCTGACTGAAGATTTCGCGCAACCAGCCGCGGGCCTTCTTCGAGACGTTGAGGGCGTCACGCTTTTCGAAGCGTTCCTGAACGCGGGCGCAGTCTGCGCGCGTGATGTTCACCAGCTTGCTCGAACCGAGCTCGGGCAGGATGTCCTTGTCGAGGTACGTCCGGATCTTGTCCAGCGTCGAAGCGGACCGACCCGCATCCTGTTTGCTCCTGTACCAGAGTTCAGCAGCGGCCCTGAACGTGCCGTCGTCGCTGGCGTCCGCCCGCTGCCGGTCTATCCGTCGTTTCGCGCGCGGATCGGCGCCGTCGGCGACGAGCGTCCGGTATGCCGCTGCCTGCTGCCTCGCTTTCTGAAGCGTGACGTCGGGGTAGCGTCCCAGCGAGATACGCGGTTGCTTGCCGTGCAGGCGATAGCGGAAATGCCAGAACTTGTTGCCCTCCGGCGTGACCCAGAGGACCAGACCGTCGCCATCGGCGACACCGTAGGGCTTTGGCCGGGGCCGGGCTGCTTCGACTTCGCGGACGGTAAGAGGCATGGTGAGTACATTGCGTGATCTCGAACTTTCAATGTACTCAAAAACGCACTCATCTGCACATGGCTTGCCGTGTTCCTGCTTGGACGGCAATAAACAAAAAACCCCGCAAATTCAATGATTTACGGGGTCTTCTGGACTTCTCTGTACTGCGCTATACAGCCTTATGGTGCCCAGGAGAGGACTCGAACCTCCACGGTGTTGCCACCGCTAGGACCTGAACCTAGTGCGTCTACCAATTCCGCCACCTGGGCACGTCTTCAAGC
It encodes:
- a CDS encoding ATP-binding protein; translation: MPRSAKQKQGFGYLFEEDYLVRTLGRIARDPEVALTELVANAWDAGASQVDTAIPLAKDANLVVRDNGHGLTPAQFKARWMTLGYDRVKNQGEDVEFAPERKDLRRRAYGRNGAGRHGLLCFGDLYSVETWRGGRAARSRSERRAGKNHSVSRVKRLSSGRAVAPSCPSQWLGTSRTPMLSDRSFRRGFCTTRSLSCGSTDSRCRWLCDVVGRCGLNAHPRYAHLLLPHLRASYQFLMSSFSRVGSRQQLVNV
- a CDS encoding integrase arm-type DNA-binding domain-containing protein, with protein sequence MPLTVREVEAARPRPKPYGVADGDGLVLWVTPEGNKFWHFRYRLHGKQPRISLGRYPDVTLQKARQQAAAYRTLVADGADPRAKRRIDRQRADASDDGTFRAAAELWYRSKQDAGRSASTLDKIRTYLDKDILPELGSSKLVNITRADCARVQERFEKRDALNVSKKARGWLREIFSQAIARGNCEFNPASELRVIAKAAPKAKPYPHLLEPELPDFLRALDKSTSRLIAYVAAWMTIWTASRPGMVRYAEWTEVDLDGALWTISADKMKMRRSHVTPLPTQLVKALRELKKLTGRHRYLFPGIGTKHEVISENTINLVFSRIGYKGRMVGHGARHTASTLLREHGWQKDHVEMQLSHLEEGTAGDYNHARYLLQRRAMIQWYADYLDVLKTGMRPDQQEGFRRRVNVIRSRAAVENQRVKTTT
- a CDS encoding TrlF family AAA-like ATPase, encoding MSNERIGSTWKKWDLHVHTPASIVNNYPGKLEEAWEAFFSDLEALPPDFKVIGINDYLFVDGYERVLKAKREGGRLKNLDLILPVVELRLDKFGGVVKEGKGGFTQSGWSRINLHVIFDQVEPALIREQFLSAISPDYKLIAGAEAAGGTWGGVITPENLTALGQAIIDSVPADKRDAFGSPLKEGFNNLNVGFERVKLALSKPLLADRHLLAIGKTEWENLKWDDHTIAEKKSVINEADLVFTAAENPEAYLKGRNKLRESGVNAALLDCSDAHHLRNTEHKDRIGNCFTWIKADATFSGLAQAIYEFDDRVYVGDVPPKRQLVERNRTKYASAIRIGKKPGSTLTDTWFDVDLPLNADLVAIIGNKGSGKSALSDIIALVGDTKNHGGFSFLNDNRFRNPKGRLAQHFVGTLVWQDGNQSKRDLDEDPQASSVERVKYLPQSYLETLCNELGGGGSSTFDTELRKIIYSHVPEEDQLGKASMDELLDFKVAEINAARQSVLNEISKINAEILLTQKRLTQEFKVGLEEQLATKKAELVALEGAKPAEIEDPGASATAQVESQQAAALIQTLEQQAQEISKEEATLRERKSLAAKKQAVSKRIVQALSNHRKTHELFVAELQALLNELDSGVKVEDLVELRIESAPIDNIATAVGNEILDIDAQLQSAEPGSLMKRREGVETAIAATKGKLDEKQRLFIRYKEALAEWEGAKVDLVGSKDKVNSIAWFEAELEGLNALPNRLAGLRANRIELTKKIHEHIVATGDEYKRLYEPVQAFVKSAEKMDMSLPLDFEVRIEESRFQEHFLGRLNRQSRGSFSGVDDSNELMRVLLREASFVTADDAVVFAEKIDDMLRYDRRDQQGRETRLADQLRRGVEAQELLDYLYGLAYLSPRYSLTYDNQEIGQLSPGERGLLLLVFYLLVDKDDIPIVIDQPEENLDNQTIYRILVKCIKAAKERRQVIMVTHNPNLAVVCDAEQIIYAQCNKAESRFTYDSGGIENPTIRAKVVQILEGTEPAFKNRRVKYGL